The following proteins come from a genomic window of Eulemur rufifrons isolate Redbay chromosome 24, OSU_ERuf_1, whole genome shotgun sequence:
- the IL4I1 gene encoding L-amino-acid oxidase: MAPLALRLLVLVPILLSLVASLDWRADYSQDPLEKCTHDPDYEQLLKVVTLGLNWTLRPQKVIVVGAGVAGLVAAKMLGDAGHKVTILEANNRIGGRIFTYRDPKTGWTGELGAMRMPSSHRILHKLCHSLGLNLTKFIQYDENAWTEVNNVKLRNYVVEKMPEKLGYALRPREEGHSPEGIFQMALNKALKDFKVLGCRKAMKKFERRTLLEYLLREGNLSQPAVRLLGDVLSKDGFFYLSFSEALRAYTCLSDRLQYSRIVGGWDLLPRALLSSLSGPVLLNSPVVAMTQRQHHVQVQMATSRHNLKTLTADVVLLTASGPAVQRIRFSPPLPHRLQEALRGLHYVPATKVYLSFRRPFWHDDHIKGGHSNTNRPSRMIFYPPPHEGALLLASYTWSDAAAAFAGLSPEEALRLALGDVAALHGPVVHQLWDGRGIVKRWAEDPHSQGGFVVQPPALWHSEKDNAQDYNWAVPYGRIYFAGEHTAYPHGWVETAVKSALRAAIRINSGQRHVYLTCSSQEPWQPKGHRHLMARSTMCHQAKGDATPSPVQP; encoded by the exons ATGGCCCCGTTGG ccctgcgcCTCCTCGTCCTCGTCCCCATCCTCCTCAGCCTGGTGGCCTCCCTGGACTGGAGGGCTGACTACAGCCAGGACCCCCTTGAGAAATGCACACACGATCCTGACTATGAGCAGCTGCTCAAGGTGGTGACCTTGGGTCTCAATTGGACCCTGAGGCCCCAGAAGGTGATCGTGGTTGGTGCTGGTGTGGCTGGGCTGGTGGCCGCCAAGATGCTCGGTGATGCTGGACACAAG GTCACCATCCTGGAGGCAAACAACAGGATCGGGGGCCGCATCTTCACCTACCGAGACCCGAAGACTGGCTGGACTGGGGAACTGGGGGCCATGCGCATGCCCAGCTCCCACAG GATCCTGCACAAGCTCTGCCACAGCCTGGGACTCAACCTGACAAAATTCATCCAGTATGACGAAAACGCGTGGACCGAAGTGAACAACGTGAAACTGCGGAACTACGTGGTGGAGAAGATGCCCGAGAAGCTGGGCTACGCCCTGCGCCCCAGGGAGGAGGGCCACTCGCCCGAAGGTATCTTCCAGATGGCTCTCAACAAG GCCCTCAAAGATTTCAAGGTACTGGGCTGCAGAAAGGCAATGAAGAAATTTGAAAGGCGCACGCTCCTG GAATACCTCCTCCGGGAGGGGAACCTGAGCCAGCCGGCCGTACGGCTCCTAGGAGATGTGCTGTCCAAGGATGGTTTCTTCTACCTCAGCTTCTCGGAGGCCCTTCGGGCCTACACCTGCCTCAGCGACCGGCTCCA GTACAGTCGCATCGTGGGCGGCTGGGACCTGTTGCCACGCGCGCTGCTGAGCTCGCTGTCGGGGCCCGTGCTGCTGAACTCGCCGGTCGTGGCGATGACGCAGAGGCAGCACCATGTGCAAGTGCAGATGGCCACCTCCCGCCACAATCTGAAGACGCTGACCGCGGACGTGGTGCTGCTGACGGCGAGCGGGCCGGCGGTGCAGCGCATAAGGTTCTCGCCGCCGCTGCCGCACCGACTGCAGGAGGCGCTGCGTGGGCTGCACTACGTGCCGGCCACCAAGGTATACCTGAGCTTCCGCCGGCCCTTCTGGCACGACGACCACATCAAAGGCGGCCACTCCAACACCAACCGCCCGTCGCGCATGATATTCTACCCACCGCCGCACGAGGGCGCGCTGCTGCTGGCCTCGTACACGTGGTCGGACGCCGCCGCCGCGTTTGCCGGCCTGAGCCCGGAAGAGGCGCTGCGCTTGGCACTCGGTGACGTGGCGGCGCTACACGGGCCGGTCGTGCACCAGCTCTGGGACGGCAGGGGCATCGTCAAGCGATGGGCAGAGGACCCGCATAGCCAGGGTGGCTTCGTGGTGCAGCCGCCGGCGCTCTGGCACAGCGAGAAGGACAACGCGCAGGACTACAACTGGGCGGTCCCTTACGGCCGCATCTACTTCGCCGGGGAGCACACGGCCTACCCACACGGCTGGGTGGAGACGGCTGTCAAGTCGGCGCTGCGCGCTGCCATTAGGATCAACAGCGGGCAGAGGCATGTGTACCTGACCTGCAGCTCACAGGAGCCGTGGCAGCCGAAGGGCCATAGGCACTTGATGGCCAGGAGCACCATGTGTCACCAGGCAAAGGGAGACGCCACCCCATCTCCAGTCCAACCCTAG
- the NUP62 gene encoding nuclear pore glycoprotein p62, with protein sequence MSGFNFGGTGAPTGGFTFGTAKTATTTSATGFSFSSASTGGFNFGTPSQPPASSSSTGLFSFNTQTPATQTPAFSFGTTTPASGGTGFSLGINAPKLSLSNTGTTPATPSLGSFGLGSSTLANAISSTVTSSQGTAPTGFVFGSSTTSAAPSTTSGGFSFTGGSTSQGGTSGFNIGSVGSSAQPTALAGLPFTPATPAATGAGATQPVAPAPTAATTSAGPTLFASIATAPASSTATGLSLCPPTTTAGAAGAGTLGFSLKAPGTVSGASTATSTTATTTTTTSSSSTGFALNLKPLAPAGIPSNAAATVTAPPGPSAATGAATSPAMTYAQLESLINKWSLELEDQERHFLQQATQVNAWDRTLIENGEKITSLHREVEKVKLDQKRLDQELDFILSQQKELEDLLSPLEESVKEQSGTIYLQHADEEREKTYKLAENIDAQLKRMAQDLKDIIEHLNTSGGPADTSDPLQQICKILNAHMDSLQWIDQNSALLQRKVEEVTKVCEGRRKEQERSFRITFD encoded by the coding sequence ATGAGCGGGTTTAATTTTGGAGGCACTGGGGCCCCTACAGGCGGGTTCACGTTTGGCACTGCAAAGACAGCAACAACCACATCTGCGACAgggttttctttctcctctgccagCACTGGAGGGTTTAATTTTGGGACTCCCTCCCAACCCCCTGCAAGCTCCTCTTCCACCGGCCTGTTCTCATTCAATACCCAAACTCCAGCAACACAAACTCCAGCATTCAGTTTTGGAACAACAACTCCTGCTTCAGGAGGAACTGGGTTTTCTTTAGGGATCAATGCTCCAAAGCTAAGCTTGAGCAACACGGGTACCACCCCGGCCACGCCCAGCCTCGGCAGCTTTGGGCTCGGCAGCAGCACCCTCGCCAATGCCATATCCAGCACCGTCACCTCCAGCCAGGGCACAGCACCCACTGGCTTTGTCTTTGGGTCCTCCACCACCTCGGCTGCTCCATCCACCACATCTGGAGGGTTCTCATTCACTGGTGGAAGCACGTCCCAGGGTGGGACCTCTGGTTTCAACATCGGCTCAGTGGGGAGTTCGGCCCAGCCCACGGCACTTGCTGGATTACCCTTTACTCCAGCCACGCCGGCAGCCACTGGAGCAGGGGCCACACAGCCAGTCGCTCCCGcgcccactgctgccaccaccagtGCTGGGCCCACCCTCTTTGCCTCAATAGCGACCGCTCCAGCCTCATCCACCGCCACTgggctctctctctgtcccccgaCAACCACAGCTGGAGCTGCCGGGGCTGGTACACTGGGCTTCAGCTTAAAGGCCCCTGGAACAGTTTCTGGTGCCTCCACAGCCACatccaccactgccaccaccaccaccaccaccagcagcagcagcaccggCTTTGCCTTGAATCTAAAACCACTAGCGCCAGCCGGGATCCCCAGCAATGCGGCAGCTACCGTGACCGCCCCACCTGGCCCCAGTGCAGCTACCGGGGCGGCCACCAGTCCCGCAATGACCTACGCGCAGCTAGAGAGCCTGATCAACAAGTGGAGCCTAGAGCTGGAGGACCAGGAGCGCCACTTCCTGCAGCAGGCCACCCAGGTCAACGCCTGGGACCGCACGCTGATCGAGAATGGGGAGAAGATCACCAGCCTGCATCGCGAGGTGGAGAAGGTGAAGCTGGACCAGAAGAGGCTGGACCAGGAGCTTGACTTCATCCTGTCTCAGCAGAAGGAACTGGAAGACCTGCTGAGCCCGCTGGAGGAGTCAGTCAAGGAGCAGAGCGGGACCATCTACCTGCAGCATGCCGACGAGGAGCGTGAGAAAACCTACAAGCTGGCGGAGAACATCGACGCGCAGCTGAAGCGCATGGCCCAGGACCTCAAGGACATCATCGAGCACCTGAACACCTCTGGGGGCCCTGCCGACACCAGCGACCCGCTGCAGCAGATCTGCAAGATCCTCAACGCGCACATGGACTCGCTGCAGTGGATCGACCAGAACTCGGCTCTGCTGCAGAGGAAAGTGGAGGAAGTGACCAAGGTGTGCGAGGGGCGTCGCAAGGAGCAGGAGCGCAGCTTCCGGATCACCTTCGACTGA
- the ATF5 gene encoding cyclic AMP-dependent transcription factor ATF-5 translates to MSLLATLGLELDRPLLPASGLGWLVDYGKLPLAPAPLGPYEVLGGALEGGLPGGGEPLAGDGFSDWMTERVDFTALLPLEPPLPSGALPPPSPSPPDLEAMASLLKKELEQMEDFFLDAPLLPPPSPPPPPLPPAPSLPLPLPTFDLPQPPALDTLDLLAIYCRSEAGQGEVGLAPLPPAQQTLPPPPPPQPSRPAPYPNPATTRGDRKQKKRDQNKSAALRYRQRKRAEGEALEGECQGLEARNRELRERAESVEREIQYVKDLLIEVYKARSQRSRSS, encoded by the exons ATGTCACTCCTGGCGAccctggggctggagctggaCAGGCCCCTGCTCCCAGCTAGTGGGCTGGGCTGGCTCGTAGACTATGGGAAACtccccctggcccctgcccccctGGGCCCCTATGAGGTCCTCGGGGGAGCCCTTGAGGGCGGGCTTCCAGGGGGGGGAGAGCCCCTGGCAG GTGATGGCTTCTCTGACTGGATGACTGAGCGAGTTGACTTTACAGCCCTCCTCCCTCTGGAACCCCCCTTGCCCTCAGGCGCCCTTCCCCCaccttccccatccccacctgaCCTGGAAGCCATGGCCTCCCTCCTTAAGAAGGAGCTGGAACAGATGGAAGACTTCTTCCTTGATGCCCCActcctcccaccaccctccccaccaccaccaccactgccaccggccccctccctccctctccccctccctacCTTtgacctcccccagccccctgccctggaCACACTGGACTTGCTGGCCATCTACTGCCGCAGCgaggctgggcagggggaggtggggttagcgcccctgccccctgcacagcagacccttcctcctcctcctccacctcaaCCATCTCGCCCGGCCCCCTACCCCAATCCTGCCACCACCCGAGGGGACCGCAAGCAAAAGAAGAGAGACCAGAACAAGTCGGCAGCTCTGAGGTACCGCCAGAGGAAGCGGGCAGAGGGCGAGGCCCTGGAGGGCgagtgccaggggctggaggcacGGAACCGGGAGCTGCGGGAGAGGGCCGAGTCGGTGGAGCGCGAGATCCAGTATGTCAAGGACCTGCTCATCGAGGTGTACAAGGCTCGGAGCCAGAGGTCGCGCAGCAGCTAG